One genomic segment of Streptomyces sp. RerS4 includes these proteins:
- a CDS encoding cystathionine gamma-synthase: MSDDSHEHQSFETRAIHAGNTADPLTGAVVPPIYQVSTYKQDGVGGLRGGYEYSRSANPTRTALEENLAALEGGRRGLAFASGLAAEDCLLRTLLVPGDHVVIPNDAYGGTFRLFAKVVSRWGVEWSVADTSDADSVRAALTPKTKLIWVETPSNPLLGITDIAMVADIARTAGAKLVVDNTFASPYLQQPLALGADVVVHSLTKYMGGHSDVVGGALVTADEALGEELAYHQNAMGAVAGPFDSWIVLRGIKTLAVRMDRHAENAAKIVEVLKRHPKVTKVLYPGLPEHPGHEVAAKQMRNFGGMVSFQVEGGEEAAVEVCNRAKLFTLGESLGGVESLIEHPGRMTHASVAGSALEVPADLIRLSVGIENADDLIADLTQALG; encoded by the coding sequence ATGAGCGACGACAGCCACGAGCACCAGAGCTTCGAGACCCGCGCGATCCACGCGGGCAACACGGCGGACCCGCTGACCGGCGCGGTCGTCCCCCCGATCTACCAGGTGTCCACGTACAAGCAGGACGGCGTGGGCGGTCTGCGCGGCGGCTACGAGTACAGCCGCAGCGCCAACCCGACCCGCACCGCGCTGGAGGAGAACCTCGCGGCGCTGGAGGGCGGCCGGCGCGGCCTCGCCTTCGCGTCCGGGCTCGCCGCCGAGGACTGCCTGCTGCGTACGCTGCTCGTACCGGGCGACCACGTGGTCATCCCGAACGACGCCTACGGCGGCACCTTCCGCCTCTTCGCGAAGGTCGTCTCCCGCTGGGGCGTCGAGTGGTCGGTGGCCGACACCTCCGACGCCGACTCCGTACGGGCCGCCCTCACCCCGAAGACCAAGCTGATCTGGGTCGAGACCCCCTCGAACCCGCTGCTCGGCATCACCGACATCGCCATGGTCGCCGACATCGCCCGCACCGCCGGGGCGAAGCTGGTCGTCGACAACACCTTCGCCTCCCCCTACCTCCAGCAGCCCCTGGCGCTCGGCGCCGACGTGGTCGTGCACTCGCTGACCAAGTACATGGGCGGCCACTCCGACGTCGTCGGCGGCGCCCTGGTCACCGCCGACGAGGCGCTCGGCGAGGAGTTGGCCTACCACCAGAACGCGATGGGCGCCGTCGCCGGCCCCTTCGACTCCTGGATCGTGCTGCGGGGCATCAAGACGCTCGCGGTGCGCATGGACCGGCACGCGGAGAACGCGGCGAAGATCGTGGAGGTGCTCAAGCGGCACCCCAAGGTCACCAAGGTCCTCTACCCGGGCCTGCCCGAGCACCCCGGCCACGAGGTCGCCGCCAAGCAGATGCGCAACTTCGGCGGCATGGTGTCCTTCCAGGTCGAGGGCGGCGAGGAGGCGGCGGTCGAGGTCTGCAACCGCGCGAAGCTCTTCACCCTGGGCGAGTCCCTGGGCGGCGTCGAGTCCCTCATCGAGCACCCGGGCCGCATGACGCACGCCTCGGTCGCCGGCTCGGCCCTGGAGGTCCCGGCGGACCTGATCCGCCTCTCCGTCGGCATCGAGAACGCCGACGACCTGATCGCGGACCTCACCCAGGCCCTCGGCTAG
- a CDS encoding RNA polymerase produces MGAVDRRSGRDPEFEAFVAGAAGRLLYVAILLTAEPADEAPVARRLLAGALARTYAHWARLRGDDPYDRTRQELCTAYARGAWRLPGGTGVLAPLSPLERLVVVLRIHEGVAEEVTAAQLGLPPERVEAIRNRAVAILRGLRAAGAAPAPDTRRGAA; encoded by the coding sequence ATGGGTGCCGTGGACCGGCGTTCGGGGCGAGACCCGGAGTTCGAGGCCTTCGTCGCGGGTGCGGCGGGGCGGCTGCTGTACGTCGCGATCCTGCTGACCGCCGAGCCCGCCGACGAGGCGCCCGTCGCGCGCCGGCTCCTCGCGGGCGCGCTGGCCCGTACGTACGCGCACTGGGCGCGGCTGCGCGGGGACGACCCGTACGACCGCACGCGCCAGGAGCTGTGCACCGCGTACGCCCGGGGCGCGTGGCGGCTGCCGGGCGGTACGGGGGTGTTGGCGCCGCTGAGCCCGCTGGAGCGGCTGGTGGTGGTGCTCCGGATCCACGAGGGGGTCGCGGAGGAGGTCACGGCGGCGCAGTTGGGACTGCCGCCCGAGCGGGTCGAGGCCATCCGCAACCGGGCGGTGGCGATACTGCGGGGCCTGCGCGCGGCCGGCGCGGCCCCGGCCCCGGACACCCGTCGAGGCGCCGCATGA
- a CDS encoding MarR family transcriptional regulator translates to MPSIPASSDLPAAAEAPAGSGLLDALQHQVAVFARRAEQTRLGGVGQARNSMDRAAYLLLNRLDLEGPMGVKALAGGMGIDSSTVTRQVAPLVDAGLVKRTSHPEDGRAVVLALSPRGLARLEEVRSSRRELMARVTAGWDEAEREAFTSLLTRFNLSLSELMSAASEGGPAS, encoded by the coding sequence ATGCCCTCCATCCCGGCCAGTTCCGACCTGCCCGCGGCGGCCGAAGCGCCCGCCGGATCCGGTCTCCTCGACGCGCTCCAGCACCAGGTGGCGGTCTTCGCCCGGCGCGCCGAGCAGACCCGCCTGGGCGGTGTCGGCCAGGCCCGCAACTCGATGGACCGCGCCGCGTACCTGCTGCTGAACCGGCTCGACCTGGAAGGCCCGATGGGCGTGAAGGCGCTGGCCGGCGGGATGGGCATCGACTCCTCGACCGTGACCCGGCAGGTCGCGCCGCTGGTGGACGCCGGGCTCGTCAAGCGCACCTCGCACCCCGAGGACGGCCGGGCCGTCGTCCTCGCGCTGTCCCCGCGCGGGCTGGCCCGGCTGGAGGAGGTCCGCTCCTCGCGGCGGGAGCTGATGGCGCGGGTGACGGCGGGCTGGGACGAGGCGGAGCGCGAGGCGTTCACCTCGCTGCTGACCCGCTTCAACCTCTCGCTGTCGGAGCTGATGTCCGCCGCCTCCGAGGGCGGCCCGGCCTCCTGA
- the ilvA gene encoding threonine ammonia-lyase: MNYRVPQPVPQVILDDVRGAQKMLSGVSRVTPMEGSRHLSALTGSPVHFKCENLQRTGSFKLRGAYVRIAGLRPEQRAAGVVAASAGNHAQGVALASSLLGVRSTVFMPVGAPLPKVAATEEYGAEVRLHGEVVDETLAAAQEYAERTGAVFIHPFDHRDVIAGQGTVGLEILEQCPEVRTIVVGIGGGGLAAGIAVAVKALRPDVKVIGVQAAGAAAYPPSLRVGHPVSIDNPSTMADGIKVGRPGDVPFAIIGELLDDVRTVSEGALSSALLLCLERAKLVVEPAGCSPVAALLSEPELYGGGPVVAVLSGGNVDPLLLQRVLRHGMAAAGRYLSLRVRVADRPGALAGLLGLLSVADANVLDVSHVRTDPSLGLTEVEVELHLETKGPEHCAQVTRRLHGAGYRMMGS, from the coding sequence ATGAACTACCGCGTGCCCCAGCCCGTCCCCCAGGTGATCCTCGACGACGTCAGGGGAGCGCAGAAGATGTTGTCGGGCGTCTCCCGGGTGACCCCCATGGAAGGCAGCCGGCACCTCTCGGCCCTCACCGGCTCTCCGGTCCACTTCAAGTGCGAGAACCTCCAGCGGACCGGCTCCTTCAAGCTGCGCGGCGCCTACGTGCGCATCGCCGGCCTGCGCCCCGAGCAGCGCGCCGCCGGCGTGGTCGCGGCGAGCGCGGGCAACCACGCGCAGGGCGTGGCCCTCGCCTCCTCGCTGCTCGGCGTCCGCTCGACGGTGTTCATGCCCGTCGGGGCGCCGCTGCCGAAGGTGGCCGCCACCGAGGAGTACGGCGCCGAGGTGCGCCTGCACGGGGAGGTCGTCGACGAGACCCTGGCCGCCGCCCAGGAGTACGCCGAGCGGACCGGCGCGGTGTTCATCCACCCCTTCGACCACCGCGACGTCATCGCCGGTCAGGGCACGGTCGGCCTGGAGATCCTGGAGCAGTGCCCCGAGGTGCGCACCATCGTCGTCGGTATCGGCGGCGGCGGGCTCGCCGCCGGGATCGCCGTCGCCGTGAAGGCGCTGCGCCCGGACGTGAAGGTGATCGGCGTGCAGGCGGCGGGCGCGGCCGCGTACCCGCCCTCGCTGCGGGTCGGGCACCCGGTGTCCATCGACAATCCGAGCACGATGGCCGACGGCATCAAGGTCGGCCGCCCCGGCGACGTCCCGTTCGCGATCATCGGGGAACTGCTGGACGACGTTCGCACGGTGTCCGAGGGCGCGCTGTCGTCCGCGCTGCTGCTCTGCCTGGAGCGGGCCAAGCTCGTCGTGGAGCCGGCCGGGTGCAGCCCCGTCGCCGCCCTGCTGAGCGAGCCCGAGCTGTACGGGGGCGGGCCGGTGGTCGCCGTCCTGTCCGGCGGCAACGTCGACCCGCTGCTGCTCCAGCGCGTCCTGCGGCACGGCATGGCGGCGGCGGGCCGTTACCTGTCGTTGCGGGTGCGCGTGGCGGACCGGCCGGGGGCGCTGGCGGGGCTCTTGGGGCTGCTGTCGGTGGCGGACGCGAACGTGCTGGACGTCAGTCACGTACGGACCGACCCGAGCCTCGGGCTCACCGAGGTCGAGGTGGAACTGCACCTGGAGACGAAGGGCCCCGAGCACTGCGCGCAGGTGACGCGGCGGCTGCACGGGGCGGGGTACCGGATGATGGGCTCGTAG
- a CDS encoding ATP-binding cassette domain-containing protein → MPGAIYAEGLVKTFGDVRALDGVDLDVPEGTVLGLLGPNGAGKTTTVRVLTTLLQPDSGRAVVAGIDVLKHPNDVRRSIGLSGQFAAVDEYLTGRENLQMVGRLYQMSGKAAKARAVELLERFNLADAADRTAKTYSGGMRRRLDLAAALVVRPPVMFMDEPTTGLDPRNRQALWDVIEELVAGGTTLLLTTQYLEEADRLAHDICVVDHGKVIARGTSDQLKARTGGERVEVVVHERGHIATAREVLAGFGKGETTVEEHTRKLTVPVTGGAKLLAEVIRELDGRGIEIDDIALRRPTLDDVFISLTGHAAERPADENGDAGNGDAQRKGEAKK, encoded by the coding sequence ATGCCAGGCGCCATCTACGCCGAAGGCCTCGTGAAGACCTTCGGCGACGTACGGGCTCTGGACGGCGTGGACCTCGATGTCCCCGAAGGCACCGTGCTGGGGCTCCTCGGCCCCAACGGCGCCGGCAAGACCACGACCGTACGCGTCCTGACCACCCTCCTCCAGCCCGACAGCGGCAGAGCCGTCGTCGCCGGAATCGACGTCCTCAAACACCCCAACGACGTCCGTCGCTCCATAGGCCTCTCCGGCCAGTTCGCCGCCGTCGACGAGTACCTGACCGGCCGCGAGAACCTCCAGATGGTCGGCCGGCTCTACCAGATGTCCGGCAAGGCGGCCAAGGCCCGCGCGGTCGAACTCCTGGAGCGCTTCAACCTCGCCGACGCCGCCGACCGCACCGCCAAGACCTACTCCGGCGGCATGCGCCGGCGCCTCGACCTCGCCGCCGCCCTCGTCGTCCGCCCTCCCGTGATGTTCATGGACGAGCCCACCACCGGCCTCGACCCCCGCAACCGACAGGCTCTGTGGGACGTGATCGAGGAACTCGTCGCGGGCGGCACCACCCTGCTGCTCACCACCCAGTACCTGGAGGAGGCCGACCGCCTCGCCCACGACATCTGCGTGGTCGACCACGGCAAGGTCATCGCCCGGGGCACCTCCGACCAGCTCAAGGCCCGTACCGGCGGCGAACGCGTCGAGGTCGTCGTCCACGAACGCGGCCACATCGCCACCGCGCGCGAGGTCCTCGCCGGCTTCGGCAAGGGCGAGACCACCGTCGAGGAACACACCCGCAAGCTCACCGTCCCCGTGACCGGCGGGGCCAAGCTGCTCGCCGAGGTCATCCGGGAACTCGACGGCCGGGGCATCGAGATCGACGACATCGCCCTGCGCCGCCCCACCCTCGACGACGTGTTCATCTCCCTCACGGGCCACGCGGCGGAGCGGCCGGCGGACGAGAACGGCGACGCCGGCAACGGCGACGCGCAGCGCAAGGGGGAAGCGAAGAAATGA
- a CDS encoding ABC transporter permease: MTTDTHVAPRPAAPRPRGGIAQGVKDSLVIAQRNLIRMSRIPEMIIFGVIQPVMFVVLFSYVFGGSISVGGSTSPAAYREFLMAGIFAQTVTFATAGAGAGIADDMHKGLIDRFRSLPMARGAVLTGRTLADLVQTTLTVIVLAVVALIVGWRTHTGFGEVLAGFALLLLLGYAFSWIGALIGLSVRTPEAATSGGLIWLFPLTFISNAFVPSDNMPTFLRHVAEWNPFSATVQAARELFGNLPPGYPVPEAWPMQHPIWASVLWSLLIIAVFRTLAVRKYRSATA; this comes from the coding sequence ATGACCACCGACACCCACGTGGCCCCGCGGCCGGCCGCCCCTCGACCGCGCGGCGGCATCGCCCAGGGCGTCAAGGACTCCCTGGTCATCGCCCAGCGGAACCTGATCCGCATGTCCCGAATACCCGAAATGATCATTTTCGGGGTCATTCAGCCGGTCATGTTCGTCGTCCTCTTCAGCTACGTCTTCGGCGGCTCCATCAGCGTCGGCGGCAGCACCTCACCGGCCGCCTACCGCGAGTTCCTGATGGCCGGCATCTTCGCCCAGACCGTCACCTTCGCCACCGCCGGCGCGGGCGCCGGCATCGCCGACGACATGCACAAGGGCCTCATCGACCGCTTCCGCTCCCTGCCCATGGCCCGCGGCGCCGTCCTGACCGGCCGCACCCTCGCGGACCTCGTCCAGACCACCCTGACCGTGATCGTCCTGGCCGTCGTCGCCCTGATCGTCGGCTGGCGCACCCACACCGGCTTCGGCGAGGTCCTCGCCGGCTTCGCCCTGCTGCTCCTGCTGGGCTACGCCTTCTCCTGGATCGGCGCCCTGATCGGCCTGTCGGTACGCACCCCGGAGGCGGCCACCTCGGGCGGCCTGATCTGGCTCTTCCCGCTGACGTTCATCTCGAACGCCTTCGTCCCCTCCGACAACATGCCGACCTTCCTGCGGCACGTCGCGGAGTGGAACCCCTTCAGCGCCACCGTCCAGGCGGCCCGCGAACTCTTCGGCAACCTCCCCCCGGGCTACCCCGTCCCGGAGGCCTGGCCCATGCAGCACCCGATCTGGGCGTCCGTGCTCTGGTCCCTGCTGATCATCGCCGTCTTCCGCACCCTCGCGGTCCGCAAGTACCGCTCGGCGACGGCCTGA
- the greA gene encoding transcription elongation factor GreA — protein sequence MTQTSENVTWLTQAAYDQLKAELDYLSGPARTEIAMKIAAAREEGDLRENGGYHAAKEEQGKQELRVRQLTQLLENAKVGTAPASEGVVAPGTLVKIAFDGDEDDTLEFLLASREYASSDFETYSPQSPLGSGVNGKKVGEDAQYELPNGKKATVRILDVKPFAG from the coding sequence GTGACCCAGACGAGCGAGAACGTCACCTGGCTGACCCAGGCGGCGTACGACCAGCTGAAGGCCGAGCTGGACTACCTCTCTGGTCCCGCCCGCACGGAGATCGCCATGAAGATCGCGGCCGCCCGTGAGGAGGGTGACCTGCGCGAGAACGGCGGTTACCACGCGGCCAAGGAGGAGCAGGGCAAGCAGGAGCTTCGGGTGCGCCAGCTCACGCAGCTCCTGGAGAACGCGAAGGTCGGCACCGCGCCCGCGTCGGAGGGCGTGGTCGCCCCCGGCACCCTCGTCAAGATCGCCTTCGACGGCGACGAGGACGACACGCTGGAGTTCCTGCTGGCCTCCCGCGAGTACGCCTCCTCGGACTTCGAGACCTACTCCCCGCAGTCCCCCCTGGGCAGCGGCGTGAACGGCAAGAAGGTCGGCGAGGACGCCCAGTACGAGCTGCCGAACGGCAAGAAGGCCACGGTCAGGATCCTGGACGTCAAGCCCTTCGCCGGCTGA